The following coding sequences are from one Triticum dicoccoides isolate Atlit2015 ecotype Zavitan chromosome 4A, WEW_v2.0, whole genome shotgun sequence window:
- the LOC119284892 gene encoding uncharacterized protein LOC119284892, whose product MPTGLLIKYFLRVDADGLFHTYPHRGGPFKSLEEAQEAIDTYHANRIKIKYLGELSKEDRYVWHKLYWRDGTRKNSKEALDAMMNLDPTLEVVKCLLDKHNEEHHLFEDLAYEVKQVVSYKAHFPENDSQYECRSFSHLNVLAKRGLNDNQNLLFIEITCTDGEFEEYALTCLCAVSSDDNGECCECGDDVKHPTGVEYKKGEAKPHGRCKCINRPISDEAFNKFIVVRDEDSLEAEEARVRRQFRIRNIADGHGARGKYIVPAKRVQA is encoded by the exons ATGCCAACTGGATTGCTCATTAAATATTTTCTGAGAGTTGATGCTGATGGCTTATTTCACACATATCCTCATCGGGGTGGTCCGTTTAAGAGCTTAGAAGAAGCCCAGGAGGCCATAGACACCTATCATGCTAATCGGATTAAAATCAA GTACTTGGGTGAGCTTTCCAAAGAGGACAGGTATGTTTGGCATAAACTATATTGGCGTGATGGAACAAGGAAGAATTCGAAAGAAGCTTTGGATGCAATGATGAACCTTGACCCCACTTTGGAAGTAGTTAAATGTTTACTAGACAAGCATAATGAGGAACACCATCTTTTCGAG GATCTTGCATATGAAGTCAAGCAGGTTGTGAGTTACAAAGCTCATTTTCCGGAAAACGATTCTCAATATGAATGCAGGTCCTTCTCACATTTAAATGTGCTTGCAAAAAGAGGATTGAATGACAACCAAAATCTTCTCTTCATTGAAATCACATGCACAGATGGTGAATTTGAGGAGTATGCGCTTACTTGTCTTTGTGCGGTTTCGTCCGATGATAATG GTGAGTGCTGTGAATGTGGTGATGATGTGAAGCATCCCACTGGTGTGGAGTACAAAAAGGGTGAAGCAAAGCCCCATGGTCGATGCAAGTGCATTAACAGGCCTATCTCAGATGAAGCATTTAACAAG TTTATTGTTGTGCGTGATGAGGATTCCCTGGAGGCGGAGGAGGCTAgggtgagacggcaattcaggataCGCAACATAGCAGATGGCCATGGAGCGAGGGGCAAATACATCGTACCggcgaaacgtgtgcaagcatag